In the genome of Polaribacter atrinae, one region contains:
- a CDS encoding TIGR00266 family protein has product MFQDKIPQNSSNRNAHEIDYKIFGEEMQFVEIELDPQEGVVAEAGTFMMMDNNIKMNTILGDGSNQETGLLGKIFSAGKRILTGESLFMTVFTNDGVGKKQISFASPYPGKIIPIDLTQFGGKFICQKDAFLCAAKGVSIGIEFSKKLGRGLFGGEGFIMQKIEGDGLGFIHAGGTMAKKVLQPGEVLKVDTGCIVGFTQDVQYDIEFVGGIKNTIFGGEGMFFASLRGPGTVYIQSLPFSRLAGRVLSMAPRSGNGSRGEGSVLGGIGDLLDGDNRF; this is encoded by the coding sequence ATGTTTCAAGATAAAATACCACAAAATTCATCAAATAGAAATGCACACGAAATAGATTATAAAATCTTTGGCGAAGAAATGCAGTTTGTAGAAATTGAGTTAGATCCGCAAGAAGGTGTAGTTGCAGAAGCAGGTACTTTTATGATGATGGACAACAACATTAAAATGAATACTATTTTAGGTGATGGTTCTAATCAAGAAACGGGTTTGTTAGGAAAGATATTTTCTGCAGGAAAAAGAATCTTAACCGGAGAAAGTTTATTTATGACTGTTTTTACAAACGATGGGGTTGGTAAAAAACAAATTTCATTTGCATCTCCATATCCTGGAAAAATAATTCCGATTGATTTAACCCAGTTTGGTGGAAAATTCATTTGTCAGAAAGACGCTTTTTTATGCGCAGCAAAAGGAGTTTCTATAGGTATCGAGTTTTCTAAAAAGTTAGGTAGAGGTTTGTTTGGTGGCGAAGGTTTTATCATGCAAAAGATAGAAGGCGATGGTTTAGGCTTTATTCATGCAGGAGGAACCATGGCTAAAAAAGTATTGCAACCAGGAGAAGTTTTAAAAGTAGACACTGGTTGTATTGTTGGTTTTACGCAAGATGTACAGTATGATATTGAGTTTGTTGGTGGTATAAAAAACACCATTTTTGGTGGCGAAGGAATGTTTTTTGCTTCTTTACGCGGACCAGGAACAGTCTATATACAATCTTTACCATTTAGTAGATTGGCAGGAAGAGTGCTTTCTATGGCGCCAAGATCTGGAAACGGAAGTAGAGGAGAAGGCAGTGTTTTAGGAGGAATTGGAGACTTGTTAGATGGCG
- a CDS encoding PspC domain-containing protein yields the protein MNKTININLGGFFFHIDEIAYQKLKRYLESISRSLSDDPQGKNEIIADIEARISELLSEKITDARQVINEGDIEDIIKIMGQPEDYAGAEEEYNDASYSYKRNNSTGKKLFRDGDDKFLGGVAAGIAHYFDVDTIWIRLGLLALFFGAGFGVILYIILWILLPEAKTTAEKLQMEGEPVNIDNIEKKIREEFNNVSENVTEFANKASEKFKDGANEFSEKMNQTFSGKPVKNNGLQDFINTIGKIILVFFKVIGKFIGILLVFIAGAVILSLIIGGFSVGSLEILNVNGEFLQYPPFFYDAILPKWVLTLAAFLLIGIPFLILFVLGLRILSSSVKKISKPTSLTLLGIWVIALLTMIFTGIEYGTSHVNDGQFIKKTALNIIEKDTINLKMINDDEIYYRHNLRRNSSKQQVEIDGINKLYSNNINVDVKKSNSNEAYIILQKESSGKTRYNANWNAERIEYKYEIINNTIVLDAYYLSNFKNIWKNEEVNITVYIPEGNTVYFDHSIKNFLDDVKNETDIYDKDMANHHFIMTDTTLKCTDCTGNEKTI from the coding sequence ATGAATAAGACTATCAACATAAATTTAGGTGGATTTTTCTTCCACATAGATGAAATTGCCTATCAGAAATTAAAACGATACCTAGAATCTATTTCTAGATCGTTAAGCGATGATCCGCAAGGAAAAAACGAAATCATAGCAGATATAGAAGCTCGTATTAGCGAATTGTTATCAGAAAAAATAACAGATGCTAGACAAGTAATTAATGAAGGTGATATAGAAGATATCATTAAAATTATGGGGCAACCAGAAGATTACGCTGGTGCAGAAGAAGAATATAACGATGCTAGCTATTCTTATAAAAGAAATAACTCTACCGGAAAAAAGCTTTTTAGAGATGGTGATGATAAATTTTTAGGTGGAGTTGCCGCAGGTATTGCTCATTATTTTGATGTAGATACTATTTGGATTCGCCTTGGTTTATTAGCTTTATTCTTTGGTGCTGGTTTTGGAGTAATCTTATACATTATCCTTTGGATTTTATTACCAGAAGCTAAAACCACCGCAGAAAAATTGCAGATGGAAGGTGAACCTGTAAACATTGATAATATCGAAAAAAAGATTCGTGAAGAGTTTAATAATGTTTCAGAAAATGTAACCGAATTTGCGAATAAAGCTTCAGAAAAATTTAAAGATGGTGCCAATGAGTTTTCAGAAAAAATGAATCAGACTTTTTCGGGAAAGCCGGTAAAAAATAACGGATTACAAGATTTCATCAACACCATAGGCAAGATTATTCTTGTATTCTTTAAAGTGATTGGTAAATTTATTGGAATTCTACTAGTGTTTATTGCTGGTGCAGTTATTTTATCACTAATCATTGGTGGGTTTTCAGTAGGAAGTTTAGAGATTTTAAATGTGAATGGAGAGTTTTTACAATACCCGCCATTTTTCTATGACGCAATTTTACCAAAGTGGGTATTAACACTTGCAGCATTTTTATTAATTGGTATTCCGTTTTTAATCTTATTTGTTTTAGGCTTGCGCATATTATCGAGCAGTGTAAAAAAAATTAGCAAACCAACCTCATTAACATTGCTAGGTATTTGGGTGATTGCTTTATTAACCATGATTTTTACAGGAATAGAATACGGAACCTCTCATGTAAATGACGGTCAGTTTATAAAGAAAACAGCTTTAAATATCATCGAAAAAGATACCATCAATTTAAAAATGATAAATGACGATGAAATTTACTACAGACACAATTTAAGAAGAAATTCTAGTAAACAGCAAGTTGAAATAGATGGAATAAACAAATTATATTCTAATAATATTAATGTCGATGTAAAAAAAAGTAATTCTAATGAAGCATATATAATTCTTCAAAAAGAGTCTTCTGGAAAAACTAGATACAATGCAAACTGGAATGCTGAAAGAATTGAATATAAATATGAAATTATCAATAATACGATTGTTTTAGATGCTTATTATTTATCAAACTTTAAAAATATATGGAAAAATGAAGAAGTTAATATCACAGTTTATATTCCAGAAGGGAACACCGTTTATTTTGATCATTCAATAAAAAACTTTTTAGACGATGTAAAAAATGAAACTGATATTTATGACAAAGACATGGCGAATCATCATTTTATAATGACAGATACAACCTTAAAATGTACAGATTGTACCGGTAATGAAAAGACGATCTAA
- a CDS encoding DUF4442 domain-containing protein produces the protein MKFTPRKVNLFNLVKLPLAYLGGVRVRTITDTEVVVSIKHRWMNQNPFKSMFWAAQGMAAEMPTGVLVMKAIDDSKRKVSMLVTKQEAEFFKKATGKILFSCKGGNEIREAIQKSIATGEGQVIVLTSEGKNKEGVIVSRFKFHWSLRVKK, from the coding sequence ATGAAATTTACACCAAGAAAAGTCAATCTTTTTAACCTTGTAAAATTGCCTTTGGCATATTTAGGAGGCGTAAGAGTACGCACAATTACAGATACAGAAGTGGTGGTTTCTATAAAACATAGATGGATGAATCAAAATCCGTTTAAAAGTATGTTTTGGGCTGCTCAAGGTATGGCGGCAGAAATGCCAACAGGAGTTTTAGTAATGAAGGCAATAGATGATTCTAAGCGGAAAGTATCGATGCTGGTAACAAAGCAAGAAGCTGAGTTCTTTAAAAAGGCAACAGGAAAAATCCTTTTTTCTTGCAAGGGTGGAAATGAGATTAGAGAGGCAATTCAAAAATCTATAGCCACAGGAGAAGGACAAGTAATTGTTTTAACATCCGAAGGAAAAAATAAAGAAGGTGTTATCGTTTCTAGATTTAAATTCCATTGGAGTTTACGTGTAAAGAAATAA
- a CDS encoding DUF4870 domain-containing protein: MKQNKENTNAFLIHISAFAGFIFPFGNIITPLIAWQTLKDRSNFLDEQGKEAINFNISYSLYIFILTLSFIPLFVGSIFRNFNNFNNFNQVSINFDSHNFFGFMGFASLAGIVGVIKIALIIIASLKAKEGENYKYPFTIKFIK; the protein is encoded by the coding sequence ATGAAACAAAATAAAGAAAACACCAATGCCTTTTTAATTCATATTTCTGCATTTGCAGGATTTATATTTCCTTTTGGTAATATTATTACACCTTTAATTGCATGGCAAACATTAAAAGACAGAAGCAACTTTTTAGACGAACAAGGCAAAGAAGCTATTAATTTTAATATCAGTTATTCTTTATACATCTTTATTTTAACCTTGTCTTTTATCCCTCTTTTTGTTGGTTCTATTTTTAGAAACTTCAACAATTTTAACAACTTTAATCAGGTAAGTATCAATTTCGATTCACATAACTTTTTTGGTTTTATGGGGTTTGCTTCTTTAGCTGGTATTGTAGGAGTTATTAAAATAGCCTTAATTATTATTGCGTCATTAAAAGCAAAAGAAGGAGAAAATTATAAGTATCCTTTCACTATAAAATTTATAAAATAA
- a CDS encoding PadR family transcriptional regulator, whose product MKIENTKAQMRKGVLEYCILSILKNGDAYTSEILKTLKGAEMIVVEGTIYPLLTRLKNAGLLTYRWEESTSGPPRKYYVLTENGGMFIKELDKTWSNLVSAVNQVISKKPTTNE is encoded by the coding sequence ATGAAAATAGAAAACACAAAAGCACAAATGCGAAAAGGTGTTTTAGAGTACTGCATTTTATCCATCTTAAAAAATGGTGATGCCTATACTTCTGAAATTCTTAAAACGCTAAAAGGTGCAGAAATGATTGTGGTTGAAGGAACCATATATCCGTTACTAACCCGTTTAAAAAACGCAGGTTTACTAACCTACAGATGGGAAGAATCAACCTCTGGACCACCAAGAAAGTATTACGTTTTAACAGAAAACGGAGGCATGTTTATAAAAGAATTAGACAAAACATGGAGTAATTTAGTTAGTGCAGTAAACCAAGTAATCAGCAAAAAACCAACCACAAATGAATAA